Part of the Nitrospirota bacterium genome, GCCGTGAACAGGAGCGCGACGACGGAGCACAGTGCAACACTGATAACGTGAACGTACAGCGGCTGCCTCCGTCGCACTAACCGTGGTGTCTTCTGCCGGGTCATACGCCGCTCCTCCTTCCGCTTCACGTACCGGCCGCTTACCGGGCGTCCACGCTGAACTTCATCGATGACGTCTTCCCGCCGCGCGCGACCTTGACGATTATGTTCCACGGGCCTGCCATCGAGAGGTTCATTTTCGCCTTGTAGACGCTGCCGCTCAACGCGGCGTCGGTCTTGTAATTCATGGGCGGCATCCCGGGCATGGCGGGCATCGAGTATTCCACCTTCACTTTTGCGTCGGTGACCGCGTTCCCTGCGGCGTCCTTTACCGTGACGGTTACGTTGTTCTCGCCCGTCACGGGCGGGTTCCTGTCGATGGCCACCGTTACGGCATACTCCCCCGCCTTCTTTTTCACTTCGTAATCCTTCGCATACGCGACGCCTGCCGCCACGAGCAGCGCCACCACCATGACAGCGATTCTTTTCACCATGATCTCCTCCTCGTACTATGGAAATGGAATGCTCTCAAAGCAAAGCATCTCACACTGCCGGGGCGATGTCAAACCGCCGCGGGAGGGGGGGCTTTCCTGCCCGTCCATGCTCCATGATAACAGGCAATGGTGAAGAAAATATGAAGGAGCGGTCCGCAACCCGCCCATTCCCCCCTGCTCGTTTAGGAGCTGGGTCATCGTCAACGGGGAAGGCACGACAGGTTCGACTCATTCTCGGTCGATGCGACCTCCGAGGCGGGGCAGCTCGGAATCGAGTCGTACCGACCCGCTCCGCCATCCTGGCTTCGCCTGGGCTGCCCATGCCGCTCACCTGCCATGCCTCCCCCGTTGACTACTGATAGGGGTCTTATATCCATAGCACACTGAAGAGCACCGGAGAGGGGGCGGGGTATGGTATGCGAGCGGTTCTCAGTTGATTAAACACTAAACAAAGTGTATATTATTTAGACAGGAAGGGCCATGAATACGGTACGTATCGTCACCAGAGACCGCGAGCTCCGGAAGGAGGCCGCTGCAGCGCTTCCGAAGGGCTATCGGCTGCTGCCCTGCGGCAGGACGCTGCCCGACGAAACGTGCTCGGGACAGACGGTCTTCTTCGATATCGACACCGTCCCCCCGGGGCAGATCAGGGAGCTGAGCGACAAGGCCTTCGTCGTCGCCGTCACCAGCCAGAAGCGGACCGAGCCCGCGATGGAGGCGACCGCTTTCGGCGCCTACGAGGTGGTCCACCGGCCGCTGCGGCGCGAGTCGGTCGGCGCGATCATTGCGGAGCTCGCCGACCTGAGCGCCGAGCTGTCCGATATAATTCCCATTTCGAAGGAGAATCTCCCGCTCACCGCCACCTGCGCCATCGTCGGGAGCACGCCCGCGGTCATGGAGGTCTGCAAAAAGATCGCCCAGCTCGCCCAGGTCGAGGTCCCGGTGCTCGTCACCGGGGAGACCGGGACCGGCAAGGAGCTGATAGCCGAGTCGATCGCGCAGCTCTCTTCGCGCTTCGGCAAGCCCTTCGTCATGATCAATTGCGCCGCTGTTCCCGAGGCGCTGCTCGAATCCGAGCTCTTCGGCTATGAGAAAGGGGCCTTCACCGGCGCGGTCGCCTCCAAGGAGGGCATGCTCAAGATCGCGGACGGCGGGTGCGTCTTTTTCGACGAGGTGGGCGAGCTGCCGCTCGCGCTCCAGGGCAAGCTCCTCAGGTTCCTCCAGACGCAGACCTTCTTTCCTATCGGGAGCACCAGGGAGCTGCAGGTCGATGTGCGCGTGATCTCGGCGACCAACAGGGACCTGCCCCGGATGATCCGCGAGGGAAAGTTCAGGGAGGACCTCTATCACCGCCTCCGCGTCGCGACGATCCACGCCCCGTCGCTGAGAGAGCGGAAGAAAGATATCCCCTCCCTCGTCCACTTCTTCATCTACCGCCATCGCGATACTGCCCAGCGGTCCGTCAAGGGGTTCACCAGGGCCTTCGCCAAGCGGCTGACCGCCTATGACTGGCCCGGCAACATCAGGGAGCTGCAGAATGTCGTCCGCTCCGCCATCGCCCTCAGCAAGACCCCCTATC contains:
- a CDS encoding FixH family protein codes for the protein MVKRIAVMVVALLVAAGVAYAKDYEVKKKAGEYAVTVAIDRNPPVTGENNVTVTVKDAAGNAVTDAKVKVEYSMPAMPGMPPMNYKTDAALSGSVYKAKMNLSMAGPWNIIVKVARGGKTSSMKFSVDAR
- a CDS encoding sigma-54 dependent transcriptional regulator, coding for MNTVRIVTRDRELRKEAAAALPKGYRLLPCGRTLPDETCSGQTVFFDIDTVPPGQIRELSDKAFVVAVTSQKRTEPAMEATAFGAYEVVHRPLRRESVGAIIAELADLSAELSDIIPISKENLPLTATCAIVGSTPAVMEVCKKIAQLAQVEVPVLVTGETGTGKELIAESIAQLSSRFGKPFVMINCAAVPEALLESELFGYEKGAFTGAVASKEGMLKIADGGCVFFDEVGELPLALQGKLLRFLQTQTFFPIGSTRELQVDVRVISATNRDLPRMIREGKFREDLYHRLRVATIHAPSLRERKKDIPSLVHFFIYRHRDTAQRSVKGFTRAFAKRLTAYDWPGNIRELQNVVRSAIALSKTPYLTTRELRELGSHAVLFEEEQLPRTLAAAVVPSLKQAIERGDKNIYDALHDELDKAIFDYVLSSTKENQSEAARILGINRLTLRKKIGLSK